Proteins co-encoded in one Xyrauchen texanus isolate HMW12.3.18 chromosome 19, RBS_HiC_50CHRs, whole genome shotgun sequence genomic window:
- the ints6l gene encoding integrator complex subunit 6: MPILLFLIDTSASMNQRTYLGTTFLDIAKGAVEIFMKLRARDPASRGDRYMLVTFDDPPYGVKAGWKENHATFMSELKNLQASGMTTLGNALRAAFDLLNLNRLVSGIDNYGQGRNPFFLEPSVIITITDGNKLTHSSGVAEELLLPLNSPLPGSELTKEPFRWDQRLFALVLRLPGIAVPDSEQLGSVPTDESAITQMCDVTGGRSYCVRTQRMLNQCLESLVQKVLSGVVIHFEKTGPDPPVIGEDGLVDPARPLSSFSPQPWHSCHKLIYVRPNPKTGVPVGHWPIPESFWPDQNSPTLPPRSAHPVVRFSCVDCEPMVIDKLPFDKYELEPSPLTQYILERKSPHMCWQVFVNCSGKHSDVAHPFGYIKASTTLTCVNIFVMPYNYPVLLPLLDDFFKVHKLKPNLKWRQSFEMYLKSMPPYFLLPLKKALRMMGAPNLISDNMDCGLSYSVISYLKKLSQQAKIESDRLIVSVGKKPPQETGIKVKNHLSALSLAHHCDFKQLLQGITGEVPLRLVDMNFKEFAGFQIALLNKDLKPQAYRNAYDIPRRNLLDQVTRMRSNLLRTTQKLIRGQDDDFLHSIPVGHMGNYQEYLKMMPSPLREIDPDQPKRLHTFGNPFKQDKKGMMIDEADEFVTGPQNKKRGNIGDANSGTALKRRRSMSPLLRRPQTPPIITNHVLGKGPTGTQGQQGIIKPIPLHKGTEGNSVVATESNGEQVPGGESGDEWPGGEDGVEGGPAPQEEKEEDGAPDSEEERMGLENCLDERPSDQTQNCEDLSPLDQEEALEGNDADAPAQGTIVMIPLEGSNAELRTRVIKEVRKPGRNYQAIFRLLEEVKGPMSVQRYFIHHAIKEAARFKKRVLIQQLETVLEEIEDRQVLPAQLNNIHHSR; the protein is encoded by the exons ATGCCTATTTTACTTTTCCTGATAGACACGTCCGCTTCTATGAATCAGCGCACTTATTTGGGTACGACGTTTCTGGACATTGCTAAAGGCGCGGTTGAGATCTTTATGAAG CTGCGTGCCCGAGACCCGGCTAGTAGAGGCGACAGGTACATGCTAGTTACATTTGATGATCCACCATACGGCGTAAAG gCAGGTTGGAAAGAGAATCATGCCACATTCATGAGCGAGCTGAAGAACTTGCAGGCATCTGGAATGACTACACTGGGTAATGCTCTCCGGGCAGCATTCGACCTGCTCAATCTCAACAGACTAGTGTCTGGCATTGACAACTATGGGCAG GGTCGTAATCCTTTCTTTCTGGAGCCGTCTGTCATTATTACGATTACGGATGGAAACAAACTGACGCACAGCTCTGGAGTAGCTGAGGAG CTTCTTCTGCCACTGAATTCTCCATTGCCGGGTAGTGAGCTGACAAAGGAGCCGTTCCGCTGGGACCAGCGACTCTTTGCCctagtgctgcggctaccagggATAGCTGTGCCTGACAGCGAGCAGCTGGGCAGTGTGCCTACTGATGAGTCTGCTATCACTCAGATGTGTGATGTCACTGGAG GTCGCTCTTACTGTGTGAGGACACAAAGGATGCTGAATCAGTGTCTTGAGTCTCTCGTCCAAAAGGTGTTGAGTGGAGTTGTTATACACTTTGAGAAGACCGGTCCAGATCCACCTGTGATAGGTGAAG ATGGTTTGGTGGATCCAGCTCGTCCTTTGTCGTCCTTCAGCCCACAGCCCTGGCACAGCTGCCACAAACTTATTTATGTCCGACCCAACCCAAAGACGGGCGTACCTGTGGGTCACTGGCCGATTCCGGAATCCTTCTGGCCTGACCAGAACTCCCCCACTCTG ccTCCTCGTTCAGCCCATCCTGTAGTGCGGTTTTCTTGTGTCGACTGCGAGCCTATGGTTATCGACAAACTGCCTTTTGACAAATATGAGCTGGAACCATCACCACTCACTCAGTACATCTTGGAAAGGAAATCTCCTCACATGTGTTGGCAG GTGTTTGTGAACTGCAGCGGTAAACACAGTGATGTCGCCCACCCGTTTGGTTACATAAAAGCCAGCACTACACTCACCTGTGTCAACATCTTCGTCATGCCTTACAACTACCCCGTCCTGTTGCCACTACTTG atgatttttttaaagtgcacAAACTAAAGCCAAACCTCAAGTGGCGACAGTCCTTTGAAATGTACCTGAAGTCTATGCCACCTTACTTTCTCTTG CCCCTCAAGAAGGCACTGAGGATGATGGGAGCCCCAAATCTCATCTCTGACAACATGGATTGTGGCCTGAGCTACAGTGTAATATCCTACCTGAAAAAACTCAGCCAGCAG GCAAAGATTGAGTCAGACCGTCTAATTGTGTCTGTCGGAAAGAAGCCTCCTCAAGAGACAGGCATCAAGGTGAAGAACCACTTGAGTGCCCTGTCCCTGGCACACCACTGTGATTTCAAGCAGCTGCTGCAGGGCATCACGGGCGAGGTGCCCCTCCGACTCGTCGACATGAACTTCAAAGAGTTTGCTGGTTTCCAGATTGCACTCCTCAACAAG GATTTGAAGCCCCAGGCCTATCGGAATGCCTATGATATTCCCAGGCGGAACCTTCTGGATCAAGTGACCCGAATGCGATCCAACCTTTTAAGGACGACACAGAAGCTGATCAGAGGCCAGGATGATG ACTTCTTGCACAGTATTCCAGTGGGGCATATGGGAAATTATCAGGAGTATCTGAAGATGATGCCATCACCTCTGCGTGAAATTGATCCGGACCAGCCCAAACGACTGCACACATTTGGCAACCCATTCAAACAGGACAAGAAG GGGATGATGATAGATGAAGCAGATGAGTTTGTAACAGGCCCACAAAATAAGAAGCGAGGGAATATAGGGGATGCGAACTCGGGCACTGCCCTGAAGAGGCGGAGGAGCATGTCCCCTCTACTGCGCCGGCCCCAAACACCTCCAATAATAACCAATCATGTACTGGGCAAGGGCCCCACAGGCACCCAGGGTCAGCAAGGAATCATTAAGCCCATCCCACTCCACAAAG GAACAGAGGGGAATAGTGTTGTGGCCACAGAAAGTAATGGAGAACAAGTGCCGGGTGGGGAGTCTGGAGATGAGTGGCCTGGAGGAGAAGATGGAGTAGAAGGAGGACCTGCACCTCAAGAGGAGAAGGAAGAGGATGGGGCACCAGACAGTGAGGAAGAGAGAATGGGACTGGAGAACTGTCTGGATGAAAGACCCTCTGATCAAACACAAAACTGTGAGGACTTGAGTCCTCTAGACCAAGAAGAGGCGCTGGAGGGCAATGATGCCGATGCTCCAGCACAGGGCACAATTGTTATGATTCCCCTGGAAGGGAGTAATGCAGAGCTGCGCACTCGAGTCATTAAAGAGGTTCGCAAACCTGGTCGCA ATTATCAGGCAATATTCAGATTACTGGAGGAAGTGAAAGGACCAATGTCAGTGCAGAGGTACTTTATTCATCATGCCATCAAAGAGGCAGCCAG gttTAAGAAGCGTGTGCTGATCCAGCAACTTGAAACTGTTCTTGAGGAGATAGAAGATAGACAGGTGCTGCCTGCACAGCTCAACAACATCCACCACAGCAGATAG
- the mospd1 gene encoding motile sperm domain-containing protein 1, whose protein sequence is MQQQIRQPDLVEGSLPVFVFPTELVFYADEQASHKQVLTLYNPYEFALKFKVLCTAPNKYAVVDATGAVKPQCCVDIVIRHRDVRACHYGVIDKFRLQVSEQSQRKALGGKEVMATLLPSAAQEQSLVRPQEEEHRMKEQLADRLFFEQTAFQTESHTASGGPSLLTVLLGLVCIAALMLPTLGEQESTVPVYLHLSVNKKLVAAYVLGLLTMVILRT, encoded by the exons ATGCAGCAGCAGATTCGGCAGCCTGACCTAGTGGAGGGAAGCcttccagtgtttgtgttcccCACTGAACTGGTGTTCTATGCAGATGAGCAGGCTTCACATAAGCAGGTGCTCACCCTCTACAACCCTTATGAGTTTGCTCTTAAATTCAAAG TTCTGTGCACAGCGCCAAACAAATATGCAGTGGTGGATGCCACTGGTGCTGTTAAACCACAATGTTGTGTGGATAT CGTGATCCGCCATAGGGATGTGCGGGCTTGCCATTATGGAGTGATTGATAAGTTCCGGCTGCAGGTGTCTGAGCAGAGTCAGAGGAAGGCACTGGGTGGGAAGGAAGTAATGGCCACTCTGCTGCCCTCTGCTGCTCAGGAGCAGTCCCTGGTCCGTCCCCAGGAAGAGGAACACAGGATGAAGGAGCAGCTTGCCGACAGACTGTTCTTTGAGCAGACTGCATTCCAAACAG AGAGCCATACAGCATCTGGGGGCCCCAGCCTCCTAACTGTCCTTTTAGGCCTGGTGTGTATAGCAGCCCTTATGCTCCCAACTCTGGGAGAGCAGGAATCCACAGTGCCTGTCTACCTCCACTTAAGTGTTAACAAGAAACTTGTGGCTGCTTATGTTTTAG GCCTTCTTACAATGGTTATTCTACGCACATGA